The segment AAATGATCCCACCTATTAAGATAGTTAAAAAGTATCCCTTGAGCTTATCCAAAATAAAGGTTTTCACGGTTGTCTTATTAAAGCCAAACTTTTCTTCAATGACAAAAGTATGATAAACCTGGAATGGCATATTTAAAATATCTGAAGCAAAATAAAGTATACCAAAAAATATTAATGCAAGCACAACAGGATCAGATATATCATTCGCCTCTAAATTTGTCGGATTACCAATCCGACCTACAAAGGAAGGCAAAGGAGTGTTTCTTATCCATTCATCTAGCATCCCGAAAATACCACCTACCAGCATAACGAGCGCTAATACGAAGCTAAAAGCAGAAGTTACAAAGGAAAACCGGGTTTGTACACTGAGGTATTTCTGTGATTTACGATACTTATCCTCATCATAGTAGCCCTTCATTTCATCAGGCACTTCGGATTTTTGATGTTTGAGATTAATGTAATCCAGTATTTGCTCTAAAAGGAAATCAAGAGCAATGATGGTGATGATGATGAGTAAGATTGTTTGTGCAGACATAGTGTTATAGTTTTCCCCAATTCCCCCAAAGTTAATAATACTTTTTCAACATCAAATAATTCTTAACATAATCCCCTACCCCATCCTCCAGACTATAAAACGGCACTTCATATCCGGTTGACCGAAGTTTTTGCATATTGGCCTGGGTGAAATACTGGTATTTATCCCTGATATCTTCGGGAGTGTCAATGTAACAAATATTTTCAGGTTTTCCCATTGCTTTGAAAGTACTTTTTGCGAGATCAATAAAGGTTCTTGCTTGTCCGGTTCCGAGATTATAGATGCCTGAAAGACTCACCCCCCGACCCCCTAAAGGGGGAGAATCTTGCTTTTTTTTCATTAAAAACATACAAACTTCCAGCACATCTTTCACGTATACAAAATCCCGCTTTTGCTCTCCATCCCTGAACTGAGGATTATGTGACCGGAACAACTTCATCTTTCCTGTTTCGCTGATTTGATTAAAGGTATGAAAAATAACCGATGCCATCCTGCCTTTATGGTATTCATTGGGTCCATATACGTTGAATAATTTTAATCCTGCCCAGAAAGGAGGCCCCCCCACCTTAAATCCCTCCCACCACCGTTGCTTTCCGAATCGGTGAATGCCTGCCCGCCCACTAAGTCTTCCCTCGGAGCTGGCAGGCGGGGATGAATCGGTGAATCGGTGAATTGCCTCCCCCTCTCCGTTTCTCCGATTCCCCGGTTCTCCGATTCTGGGGGGACTGGACTTAGAGGAGGGTTGTAGGGGGGGCTGTGTTGCCTGCTCTAATACCCAAATATCAAAATCGTTCTTTGATTTACCATAAGGATTGAGTGGTTTTAGCTTTGGGATGATTGATTCATCATCATCATAACCCAATTCACCCATTCCGTAAGTAGCTGCGGACGAAGCATAAACAAGCGGAATTTGATAATCACAGCAGGCTTGCCATATTTTTTTGGAATAGTTAAGGTTAAGCTCATCCAGTATCTTTTTATCAAATTCGGCCGTATCGGTTCTTGCACCTATATGAAAAATGAATTCTACCCGTTTATTGTTTTTCTTCAGCCAATCAAAAAACTGTGCCCTGTCTACTCTTGTTTGGATCTTTTTTCCATAATCTGTCGGATTACCAACATTATCTGTCGGATTACCAATCCGACCTACGCTGCTTTGCGGATAAGGGACAATATTTTTATTTTTCAGTGGATTGGAAAAATCATCTACAGCGATGATATCATGATAATTATCATCATTAAGCCTTCTGATAAGACAACTGCCGATAAAGCCTGCTGCACCGGTGACTACTATCATTTTTGAATTAAAAAAATAAAACTACCGCTAACACGGTATCCTATTAATACGGTACCCAATCACCTCTAATGGAGTTTTCCCTTTATACCCCGAACCGGCCTTTTCAGAATAGTAAGTTGATAAGATGATGCCTTTCAAACCAAAATCCAGTTGCCTGAAGATCACTGATAAACCGCCTTTTTGTTTATGGCTCCTGCCCATTTTCTTAATAAGCCATTTTAATACAAAACCCGGCATTACAGATAAAATGGATAGTATCATACTCAAATCCTTTATGTCGTTTTCAGGCGCGCATTGAAGTATTTCGTCAATATGCTCAATACCGCCCAGCTCGGAGTATGATGGTAATTCACCGTTTTTGGGCATCATTATATCACCGATGCGGTTGATGGCTTTAAGGGCTGGTTTGGATAATAATTTAGACATTTCTTATCAATTCATCACTTAACTTTTGTGAAAACGCCATAATACTCAAAGAAGGATTGATCCCCGGAGCGCTGGGAAAAATGCTGGAATCTGCAATATAAAGATTCTTATACCCATGCACCTGGAATTCAGGATTTACAACAGAAGTTGATCCATCTGTTCCAATGCTGCACCCTCCCATCAGGTGAAGGCCAAAGAAATAGGGTGAATGAACGATCTCTTTAGCCCCTGCATTGCTGAGAATATTGTCAATCACTTCCAGTCCGGCATCCCTGCGTCTTTTATCCTGGCCGGTCAGCTCTTTTTTGATCACCAGGTTCCCTTTTTTATCTGTGGTTATTTCCCCACCTTCCGGCTCATCTTTCACGGCTGCTTCTATGCATGCCATATACCTGTATTTGAGCATCAGTTCCTGGTGCTGCCTGCCGTAGCAATTAAAAAGCATCCCAACCGAGATAGGCGGGGCAAAAACGTTTTCCAGCTTAAAGCCATTTTTCCTGAAATGCTGGTCTTCTGAAGCAATGGTTTGAAATGCGCCTTTATGCGAATCTACCGGCTCATCAAATATCCCGAACGACATATATTGAGGATGCTGGCAAAATCCCTTGCCCAGTGCCGGCAATTTTGCCTTTAAGCCCGATTTAAACATGATCTGGGTAGAACCAAATGAGCCGCCAGCCAGGATAACTTTTTTGCCCTTTATTTCCTGCCTTACTTTATTTTTTTTACCACCTATGATCACATAATCATCCTGATGCTGAATGCTGTCGACCATATATTCAGAAAGGATCTCAAGTCCTGTTTGCTCCGCCTTTTGAATAGATGTAACTAATACGCTTTGCTTGGAGTCACGATGACAACCGCCCAGGCAGCCGATGCAATCGTTACCCTCCTCAATTTTACAATCGCTTTGTCCCCGTCTCAGGGGTTTCCATTTGTAGCCAAGGTTTTGGCAGCTTTCCGTAAATATTTCCGCATTCCTGTTGAATTCATTTCTTTCAAAAGTGTGTAAAACCATGTTTTGCTCAACCTTTTCATACCAGGGCGCCATGGCTTGTGTGGAGAAGAAATCCACACCGGACCGGGCTTTCCAATCATCTAAGGCCACATCATCAAAACGATCCATCAGGCACTGGTTGACGATAGAAGTACCGCCAACACATTTTGCCCGGAGAAAGGCGGTTGTGGATTCGGAATCAAATTCAATTCCGCCTCCCCAGAACAACTGTGAAGAGTATTCAGCTTCAGTTTTTGGGAAAGTATCTTTCCTGAGAAATTTACCGGCTTCTATTAACAACACTTTAGCGCCTGCATCGTGGAGGTTTTTTGCTAATACGCCACCGGAGGAGCCAGAGCCGATAATGATAAAATCGTACATTTTGCAAAATTAATAAAATTACAGCGTTTCAAAGATAAAAGGATTTTTTTAGTTTATAGTTGTCTGTTTTCCCGCTGTGGACTGCCGACTGCCGACTGTGGACTGCCGGCTGTGGACTGCCGACTACCGACTGCCAACTGCCAACTGCCAACTGCCAACTGCCAACTGCCGACTGCCGACTGTGGACTGTCGACTGTGCCGCATCTTACATCGATATAGACCCTTTCCTGAAATCCGTTTTATCAATAATAGCATTGATCAGGAATGGCTTCCCATTTTTAGCGGCATTTTTAGCTTCTTTAACCGTTTCCTCAAAATCGTTGATGTTATTTACTCTTTTCCCTTCCCCGCCATATCCTTTTACAGCGACATCATAGTCAGAATGAACGAGCATACACCCAACATCATCTTTTAATATCTCAATTTGGTCCCGGGCAATTTGAGACCAGCAGGCATCATTGCCTACTACCGCTATTACCGGAACGTTGTGGCGGACAAAAGTATCAAATTCAGCAATACTATAGGCACAGGAGCCATCTCCGTAAATTATCCAAACCTCTGATTTAGGAAAACACAATTTTGCACCAAGGGCAAAGCCCGCCCCTACTCCAAGTGTACCAAAAACTCCGGGGTCTAACCATGAAAGCGGGTTTCTGGGCTTTAGTGTGTAAGCGCTTGTAGCAACAAAGTCACCTCCATCTGCTACCAGGACGCTTTTGTCGTCCAGCATTGGTTCTAATTTTCTAAACAGGCCAATAGGATTAATGGCTTGCTTTTGCGAAATAAATTTCGCTCTACTATCAATATCTTCTTCGCGCTCCTTATCTCTTTGTTTAAGCTGTTCGATCCATGAATCCAATCTGGCATTTTGGTTGCTAACAGAATTTGAGAGGTCTTTCAGGAAAGTGCCGGGGTCAGCAAGTATCGCTATTTTAGGTTTTTTATTCAGATACAAGTCTCTTTTGCTCCTGTTTACCGAAATAACAGTAGAGGACGAGCGAATGTGCCTGCCATAGTCTAACCTGAAATCGCATGGAACACCTGCCAGTAATACCAGGTCTGCTTCTTTCAACGCATTTTTTCTCTTATGCCTTAGCTGCAAAGGGTAACCCTTTCCGAGCAAGCCACGGGCCATACCGGAGAGGTAAACAGGTATGCCGATCTTGTCTATTGCTTTTGCCAGATTATCTGCGCCCTCTGCGTCTAAAAGCGCCTGGCTGCCTATCAGCATAACCGGGCGGTTTGATCTTTCAAGTCGTTTTCTAACTTTCTCGATATCCTTTTGTTTATGTATGGGAAAATTATCAGCCTTTATCTGTGGAGATAATTTATAATTGTCTTTACCTTTAAACACTTTGGCAACATGTCTTTTCAAATACCATTTCAACATCTTTTCTCCAATCCCGAGTACTCGGGACACGGGCTTTTCGTCATCTTTTGCATTATACCAGTCTCTGACCAATGCCTCATCATATAGCAGATCTACGGGGCATTCAATAAATACAGGCCCGGGAACACCCTGCTGTGCGATGACAAAAGCTTTTTCTAATGTTGGGACAATATGCCTGACTTTTTTTATTGCTGCTGTCCATTTCACGTGGGGTTTCATAAGCGCCATCTGGTCAATATCCTGTAATGAACCCCTCCCTTTAAGGATTGTAGCTGTGGCACCTCCCAATAATACCAGCGGTGATTGCGCCATGCTTGCGTTTTTAACCGCGGTTACGGTATTTGTAACACCCGGACCGGCAGTCACAACCGCAACACCCGGAACGCCCGTAAGCCTTGATACTGCATCGGCAGCAAAAACAGCATTTACCTCGTGGCGCACATCAATCACCCGGATGCCTTCCTGTTTGCACCCGGTCAGTATGGGCGATATATGCCCGCCACATAAAGTAAAGACAAACTTAACACCCTGGGTGGATAGTACCTTTGCTATTAAATTTCCTCCGTTCATTTTTAAAAGAATAAATTAAACCGATGCCAATATACGAATAATAAAATGCTAATATACGAATGAATACTAATGATACTAATAAAGAAATCTATATTAAGAAGCAGAGTAAAAATATTCGTATCATTAGTATAAATTAGTATATTAGCATTATACCCTATTCGTATATTAGTATTATACACTATTAATTCGTATATTAGCATTTTATAATGAAACAATTCATTCAAATTTCGTTCTTCGTTGTCTACTGTCTACTGTCAACTGTCAACTGTTTTAGTCAGGTTTTTGATAAAACCGTTCACGATTTCGGCACCCTTGCTGATGGAAGCAACCGGGTAGCGGATTTTACTTTAAGCAACAATTCAAATGAGGTCGTTTATATATTAACATCAGAATATGAGCGTGAGATCAATTTAAGATATTCTACCCAAAAGATAGCCCCCGACAGTTCAGCTATTATCCGGATAAAATACAACCCGACACGAAAAGGAATATTCAATAAAAAGATCCGCCTCTATATCAGTTCCAGTCTTGAGCCCGTTGTACTTGGTATAAAAGGAAAGGTATATTTTATTGATAAGGATGATGATCCTGAATGCCCAAATTTTGATAAGCCGGCCTCAAATACCACCGATCTTCATATAGAAGTTTTTAATATGCAGGATAAAACCCCGGTAACACATGCTACTGTTAAAATTTTTAAGGGATACATTCCTATCAAAACCGTTTTCAACAATGCTGAGGGAAAAGCTGTACATGAATTGCACATGGGGCAGATCTATCACCTGATCGTTGAAGCCGATGGTTTTTACAGTGAAGAGCACACCATGCTGGTCAATAAAATAACCAATACCGCTGCATTTTACCTGGAACCCGTCTCCCAGATTGAAGAAGAAAAATTAGCGCTCCTGCTCACTTCTGATACTTCCGGGCAAAGCGAGGAATCTCCTCAATTGATTGACACAATATCTACTTCCGAACAAAGTGAAGAATCTCCTCAATTAATTGACACAATATTTACTACTGCCACTGATACTGCCACTTCTCCTGTTGCTGCTGCTCGGATTACCAATCCGAGCTACGTGCTTCCTGAAGATAAATTTACTGCCAACAACATTGTTTTTCTAATAGACGTCTCCTGGTCTATGGGTGATAGCAGAAAGCTTGATCTGTTAAAAACCTCCATTATTGAGATGTTGCAAATACTACGAAACATAGACCGCATAGCAGTGATCACTTTTGCAGCAAATACAAAAATTGCCGTACCTTCAAGCCCTGCTGATGAAAAAGAAAAGATAATTGAAATAATTCAAAATTTAGTAGCAGGAGGCGCTACAGCCGGGAGCAAAGGTATCCGAAAAGCTTATGAGGTGGCA is part of the Cytophagales bacterium genome and harbors:
- a CDS encoding NAD-dependent epimerase/dehydratase family protein, with translation MGELGYDDDESIIPKLKPLNPYGKSKNDFDIWVLEQATQPPLQPSSKSSPPRIGEPGNRRNGEGEAIHRFTDSSPPASSEGRLSGRAGIHRFGKQRWWEGFKVGGPPFWAGLKLFNVYGPNEYHKGRMASVIFHTFNQISETGKMKLFRSHNPQFRDGEQKRDFVYVKDVLEVCMFLMKKKQDSPPLGGRGVSLSGIYNLGTGQARTFIDLAKSTFKAMGKPENICYIDTPEDIRDKYQYFTQANMQKLRSTGYEVPFYSLEDGVGDYVKNYLMLKKYY
- a CDS encoding VWA domain-containing protein is translated as MKQFIQISFFVVYCLLSTVNCFSQVFDKTVHDFGTLADGSNRVADFTLSNNSNEVVYILTSEYEREINLRYSTQKIAPDSSAIIRIKYNPTRKGIFNKKIRLYISSSLEPVVLGIKGKVYFIDKDDDPECPNFDKPASNTTDLHIEVFNMQDKTPVTHATVKIFKGYIPIKTVFNNAEGKAVHELHMGQIYHLIVEADGFYSEEHTMLVNKITNTAAFYLEPVSQIEEEKLALLLTSDTSGQSEESPQLIDTISTSEQSEESPQLIDTIFTTATDTATSPVAAARITNPSYVLPEDKFTANNIVFLIDVSWSMGDSRKLDLLKTSIIEMLQILRNIDRIAVITFAANTKIAVPSSPADEKEKIIEIIQNLVAGGATAGSKGIRKAYEVADDNYIDGGNNQVILATDGIFSADRALQADINNMAKSGITLSVVGIKADKDVESSLKQITEKGEGHYINIETFGKAKRVLVAEIKRNSFRM
- a CDS encoding GMC family oxidoreductase encodes the protein MYDFIIIGSGSSGGVLAKNLHDAGAKVLLIEAGKFLRKDTFPKTEAEYSSQLFWGGGIEFDSESTTAFLRAKCVGGTSIVNQCLMDRFDDVALDDWKARSGVDFFSTQAMAPWYEKVEQNMVLHTFERNEFNRNAEIFTESCQNLGYKWKPLRRGQSDCKIEEGNDCIGCLGGCHRDSKQSVLVTSIQKAEQTGLEILSEYMVDSIQHQDDYVIIGGKKNKVRQEIKGKKVILAGGSFGSTQIMFKSGLKAKLPALGKGFCQHPQYMSFGIFDEPVDSHKGAFQTIASEDQHFRKNGFKLENVFAPPISVGMLFNCYGRQHQELMLKYRYMACIEAAVKDEPEGGEITTDKKGNLVIKKELTGQDKRRRDAGLEVIDNILSNAGAKEIVHSPYFFGLHLMGGCSIGTDGSTSVVNPEFQVHGYKNLYIADSSIFPSAPGINPSLSIMAFSQKLSDELIRNV
- a CDS encoding thiamine pyrophosphate-binding protein; this translates as MNGGNLIAKVLSTQGVKFVFTLCGGHISPILTGCKQEGIRVIDVRHEVNAVFAADAVSRLTGVPGVAVVTAGPGVTNTVTAVKNASMAQSPLVLLGGATATILKGRGSLQDIDQMALMKPHVKWTAAIKKVRHIVPTLEKAFVIAQQGVPGPVFIECPVDLLYDEALVRDWYNAKDDEKPVSRVLGIGEKMLKWYLKRHVAKVFKGKDNYKLSPQIKADNFPIHKQKDIEKVRKRLERSNRPVMLIGSQALLDAEGADNLAKAIDKIGIPVYLSGMARGLLGKGYPLQLRHKRKNALKEADLVLLAGVPCDFRLDYGRHIRSSSTVISVNRSKRDLYLNKKPKIAILADPGTFLKDLSNSVSNQNARLDSWIEQLKQRDKEREEDIDSRAKFISQKQAINPIGLFRKLEPMLDDKSVLVADGGDFVATSAYTLKPRNPLSWLDPGVFGTLGVGAGFALGAKLCFPKSEVWIIYGDGSCAYSIAEFDTFVRHNVPVIAVVGNDACWSQIARDQIEILKDDVGCMLVHSDYDVAVKGYGGEGKRVNNINDFEETVKEAKNAAKNGKPFLINAIIDKTDFRKGSISM